A single genomic interval of Croceibacter atlanticus HTCC2559 harbors:
- a CDS encoding ABC transporter ATP-binding protein encodes MSNVIEIRNIIRDFQLGQETVHVLKGIDLDIKKGEYVAFMGPSGSGKSTLMNLLGCLDTPTDGSYTLNGKDVSQMTDDELADIRNREIGFVFQTFNLLPRTTALDNVALPMVYAGATKSERNERASEVLTDVGLADRMDHKPNQLSGGQRQRVAVGRALVNKPSIILADEPTGNLDSKTSVEIMALFDDIHKAGNTVILVTHEEDIAEHAHRVIRLRDGIIESDTRNR; translated from the coding sequence ATGTCCAACGTCATAGAGATTAGGAATATTATTAGAGATTTTCAATTAGGTCAAGAAACTGTTCACGTTTTAAAAGGCATAGACCTAGACATAAAGAAAGGTGAATATGTAGCGTTTATGGGACCATCTGGTTCTGGAAAATCTACACTTATGAATCTTTTAGGCTGTTTAGACACTCCTACAGATGGTTCTTATACACTTAACGGAAAAGATGTAAGCCAAATGACAGATGATGAGCTTGCAGATATAAGAAATAGAGAAATTGGCTTTGTATTTCAAACCTTTAATCTCTTACCAAGAACCACTGCTTTAGACAATGTGGCATTGCCAATGGTTTATGCAGGCGCCACAAAATCTGAACGAAATGAACGCGCTAGTGAGGTTCTTACAGATGTAGGTTTAGCAGACCGTATGGATCATAAGCCTAACCAACTTTCTGGAGGGCAACGTCAACGTGTTGCTGTTGGTAGAGCGTTAGTTAACAAACCCTCTATTATACTTGCAGATGAGCCTACAGGAAACTTAGATTCTAAAACTTCTGTAGAAATCATGGCACTCTTTGATGATATACATAAAGCTGGAAACACAGTAATCTTAGTAACTCACGAAGAAGATATTGCAGAACATGCGCATCGTGTTATAAGACTTCGTGACGGTATTATTGAAAGTGACACAAGAAATAGGTAA
- a CDS encoding DUF6503 family protein, with product MRTSLLLCVLALILTSCNNEPNYTAQEIIDKTIKVSGGELYKSAQITFNFRDNVYKSTRQCNKFMLERFATDSTGQITHDMLDNDGLMRLRDGKPDKVHDTLIAKISDGINSVHYFAHLPYGLNDASVNKELVEETSLKDTEYYKIKVWFNQDGGGTDYQDVYMYWINKKRFTIDYLAYTYEVNGGGIRFREAYNARTVNGLRFVDYKNYKPKTKDYSITTIDSLFKNNQLQLLSKIETEDVSVELLDKDC from the coding sequence ATGCGCACTTCTCTACTCCTTTGTGTATTAGCTCTTATTTTAACTTCATGTAATAACGAACCAAATTATACCGCTCAAGAAATAATTGATAAAACTATAAAAGTTTCTGGAGGTGAGCTTTATAAGAGTGCACAGATTACATTTAATTTTAGGGACAATGTGTATAAAAGCACAAGACAATGCAACAAATTCATGCTAGAGCGTTTTGCTACAGACTCTACAGGGCAAATCACACATGATATGCTAGATAATGATGGTTTAATGCGTTTAAGAGATGGTAAACCAGATAAAGTTCACGATACTCTTATAGCAAAAATTAGTGACGGTATTAACTCAGTTCATTACTTCGCACACTTACCATATGGCTTAAATGATGCTTCTGTAAATAAAGAGTTGGTAGAAGAAACTAGTTTAAAAGATACAGAGTATTACAAAATTAAAGTTTGGTTTAATCAAGATGGTGGCGGTACAGACTACCAAGACGTTTATATGTATTGGATAAATAAAAAACGTTTTACTATAGACTATTTAGCGTATACCTATGAGGTTAATGGTGGTGGTATTAGATTTAGAGAAGCATATAATGCAAGGACTGTTAATGGTCTTAGATTTGTAGACTACAAAAATTACAAACCAAAAACTAAAGACTACTCTATTACTACTATAGATTCTTTATTTAAAAACAACCAATTACAACTTCTTTCTAAAATAGAGACTGAAGATGTTTCAGTTGAGCTGTTAGACAAAGATTGTTAA
- a CDS encoding type I phosphomannose isomerase catalytic subunit, with the protein MDSSTLYPLKFKPLYKYRIWGGEKLRTTLNKNFEESNIGESWEISDVKNNQTLVKDGSLKGMSLQELAETFTTEFLGTHVYKTFGTNFPLLLKYIDAKKPLSIQVHPNNELAENRHDSSGKNEMWYIMDAEDDAEIIVGFSKVVTKEEYQDALKSSSITKILNKESVTRGDVFNIPTGRVHAIGAGVLLAEIQQTSDVTYRIYDYDRVDAKTGELRELHTEQALDAIDFDVKDSYKTSYSIKENASSKLIHTPYFKTNILAMNGNLKRDFSNLDSFVILMSVEGSFIVTYKEYNYSIKFGETLLIPACITDIEIDGKGKLLEVNL; encoded by the coding sequence ATGGATTCTTCAACACTTTATCCACTTAAATTTAAACCACTTTATAAATATAGAATTTGGGGTGGTGAAAAATTAAGAACTACATTAAATAAAAATTTTGAGGAATCTAATATTGGCGAATCCTGGGAGATTTCTGATGTTAAGAATAATCAAACTTTAGTAAAAGATGGAAGCCTAAAAGGAATGAGCCTTCAAGAACTTGCTGAAACCTTTACTACAGAGTTTTTGGGAACTCATGTATATAAAACATTTGGAACAAACTTCCCTTTACTTTTAAAATATATAGACGCAAAAAAACCATTGTCTATACAGGTGCACCCTAATAATGAGCTTGCTGAAAACCGTCATGATTCTTCTGGGAAAAATGAGATGTGGTACATTATGGATGCCGAGGATGATGCTGAAATAATAGTGGGTTTTAGTAAAGTAGTAACAAAAGAAGAGTATCAAGACGCTCTAAAATCATCTAGCATAACTAAAATCTTAAATAAAGAGTCTGTCACTAGAGGCGATGTATTTAATATTCCTACTGGTCGTGTTCACGCAATAGGTGCAGGTGTATTGTTAGCTGAAATTCAACAGACATCTGATGTTACCTATAGAATTTATGACTACGATAGAGTAGATGCTAAAACTGGAGAGCTAAGAGAATTACATACCGAGCAAGCTTTGGATGCTATTGATTTTGATGTAAAAGATTCTTATAAAACGAGCTATTCAATTAAAGAAAATGCATCTTCTAAATTAATACATACGCCATACTTTAAAACCAACATCTTGGCAATGAATGGAAATCTAAAGAGAGATTTCTCTAATTTAGACTCCTTTGTAATACTTATGAGTGTTGAAGGTTCTTTTATAGTTACTTACAAAGAATATAACTATTCTATAAAATTTGGTGAGACCTTATTAATTCCTGCTTGCATTACAGATATAGAGATAGACGGAAAAGGAAAGCTATTAGAGGTTAACCTTTAA